From the Candidatus Dependentiae bacterium genome, one window contains:
- a CDS encoding ubiquitin carboxyl-terminal hydrolase, which produces MKNYLAYWLWRSMLVLFSFVPQTQFVGAHKPSGLINNGNTCYINASLQCFFALEQFNREILKSTYSPGLLYEYQILSKKLTENQSVVNPLHFCRKMWQAIDAVPGSQEDAYLVVNTVIAQASQSSSSIKKLFSVGLESSVTCSSCKTKYTTYDHATELNLDLNCSQSVQGCLENFFAAEHLKDDNKYYCSKCKTKNEATKQLSLQNAPEILVVQLKRFDNLLRKITTPVKVNLTNLEVPAGSKGQRTSYQLVGFVAHIGSLDGGHYVAYTKDIKSNIWHYCNDASITQCNYIEDFETYGCAKTQLSAIGQTPYLLFYKKSGDKNSCPSNVFA; this is translated from the coding sequence ATGAAAAATTATCTAGCCTATTGGCTGTGGCGCAGTATGCTTGTTCTGTTTTCTTTTGTTCCTCAAACTCAATTTGTAGGTGCTCATAAGCCTAGCGGTTTGATCAATAATGGTAACACATGCTACATTAATGCTTCTTTACAATGCTTTTTTGCTTTAGAACAATTTAATAGAGAGATCTTAAAAAGTACTTATAGTCCTGGTTTGCTTTACGAGTACCAAATACTTTCTAAAAAGCTTACAGAAAATCAAAGTGTAGTGAATCCTTTACATTTTTGCAGAAAAATGTGGCAGGCTATTGATGCTGTACCTGGTAGCCAAGAAGATGCTTATTTGGTTGTCAATACAGTAATTGCACAAGCAAGTCAAAGTAGCTCTTCTATTAAGAAGCTCTTTAGCGTAGGTTTAGAATCATCTGTAACATGTAGTAGCTGCAAAACAAAATATACAACTTATGATCATGCTACTGAGTTAAATTTAGACCTAAATTGCTCTCAATCGGTGCAAGGCTGTTTAGAGAACTTTTTTGCTGCAGAGCATCTTAAAGATGATAACAAGTATTACTGTTCCAAGTGTAAAACTAAAAATGAAGCTACCAAACAACTCAGCTTACAAAATGCTCCTGAAATACTTGTTGTTCAACTTAAACGGTTTGATAATCTTTTAAGAAAAATTACAACACCTGTTAAAGTTAATCTTACTAATCTAGAAGTGCCAGCAGGAAGTAAGGGCCAACGGACTAGTTATCAACTTGTAGGCTTTGTAGCTCACATAGGGTCATTAGACGGTGGACACTATGTTGCTTATACTAAAGATATTAAATCAAATATATGGCATTATTGTAACGACGCTAGTATAACACAGTGTAATTATATAGAAGACTTTGAAACGTATGGATGTGCTAAAACTCAGCTGTCAGCTATAGGTCAAACACCTTACCTATTATTTTATAAAAAAAGTGGGGACAAGAATTCTTGTCCCTCAAATGTATTTGCGTAA